The genomic region TCGAAGCCCGCGTCGCTGTAGGTGACACCGGCCATCAGGATGAGTTCACCGAGCGCGATGATGAAGATCTGCTGATAGCGCTCGGAGAGGTGTCCACCGTTCACCTGGAGGTCCGGCCACGAGCTGCGGCCGAGCCTCGGCGTCGGCCAGCCGAGCCGCGCCAGGCCGTACTCCATCACCAGGGCGAGCGCCCAGAGCAGCTCCCGCACCGGGGCGAGGGCGGCACCGACGATCCAGAGCACCCCGGAGACCGCGAACCAGATCGCCACCCGCGCCGTCCGCACCTGCAACGGGTGCCCGCGCAGGGCGGGGAGCAGCAGCGCCGCCCGGCCCAGGTGGATGGCGACGTAGGCGACGGCGAACACGAGTGCGTGCTCGTCGAATGCTGTGGGCACGGCGGCGGCCATCAGCAGGCCACCGAACATCACCCAGAGCAGCAGGGCGACGATAAGCGGGGCGCGCGGGTCGAACCAGTCGGCCGACCAGGCTGTCACGAACCACACCCACCAGATCGCCGCCAGCAGCACCAGCACCTGGAAGCCGCCGAGGATGCTGAGGTCGTGCAGGAACGCCCGGGAGAGCCGGGTCAGCGCGAAGATGACGGTCAGGTCGAAGAACAACTCCAGGAACGACGTACGGCGGGGGTTCTCCCGCCGTTGCAACAGCCGTCCCGGAAGCCCACTCGTCATTCGCCGTCCCCCCGGGCACGCAGCCGCAGTCGCCGCCCCAGTCGTACCACCCGCGCCGAGG from Micromonospora profundi harbors:
- a CDS encoding low temperature requirement protein A — protein: MTSGLPGRLLQRRENPRRTSFLELFFDLTVIFALTRLSRAFLHDLSILGGFQVLVLLAAIWWVWFVTAWSADWFDPRAPLIVALLLWVMFGGLLMAAAVPTAFDEHALVFAVAYVAIHLGRAALLLPALRGHPLQVRTARVAIWFAVSGVLWIVGAALAPVRELLWALALVMEYGLARLGWPTPRLGRSSWPDLQVNGGHLSERYQQIFIIALGELILMAGVTYSDAGFDHEHTMAFVLAFVTAVALARLYLVPAGGRVGAAIEAAGPPGSKLALLAGYLHLVMIAGVLATSVAMEMTIEDPAVRDHGHLVVGVVGPVLFLVGRILLSMLVDSHLPWARLIGVPAIIVGGFVSIGLSQLAASAIVAGILLLIVLLDAMPAMWRRESVVGSDAAPG